A single genomic interval of Saccharothrix saharensis harbors:
- a CDS encoding ABC transporter permease subunit, with product MSGFGQALRAEWTKLRTVRGWVLGLVAAALVIVLMGLFAAAASNFSCSGPGGEPCAGATPPLGPDGEPVVDNFSFAHRAFTGDGSITARVTSLAAVSSLDGQPDTRPWTKGGIIVKESTAPGSPYAALTLTGGHGVRLQHNFTGDVAGTLRATPTWLRLTRSGDTITGHESPDGVTWHLVGAVRLPGLPATVRAGLFASSPHHEVITESFAGASGTSFPTSATAEFDRIDLQGSWPDRTWAGAVVGDLGGRGGGAGSGFEETSDGVTVRGSGDIAPVVAGRGGLGRTVEGRLVGAFAGLIAVIVVAATFMTSEYRRGLIRTSLAASPRRGRVLAAKAVVIGAVTFVTGLAAALVATPLVRAVEAGKGFYAFPVPTATELRVLVGTAALLAVAAVFSLAVGTVLRRSAGAVAAVIVAIVLPYVLAIASVLPVGPSDWLLRVTPAAAFAVQQSLPEYHQVTAAYAPADGYFPLSPAGGFAVLCGYTAVALGVAVLVLRRRDA from the coding sequence GTGAGCGGGTTCGGGCAGGCGCTGCGGGCCGAGTGGACGAAGCTGCGCACCGTGCGCGGCTGGGTGCTCGGCCTGGTCGCGGCGGCGCTGGTGATCGTGCTGATGGGGTTGTTCGCGGCGGCGGCGAGCAACTTCTCGTGCAGTGGACCGGGCGGCGAGCCGTGCGCGGGCGCGACGCCGCCGCTCGGGCCGGACGGCGAGCCGGTGGTGGACAACTTCTCGTTCGCGCACCGGGCGTTCACCGGTGACGGCAGCATCACCGCCCGCGTGACGTCGTTGGCGGCGGTGTCCTCTTTGGACGGTCAGCCGGACACGCGGCCGTGGACCAAGGGCGGGATCATCGTCAAGGAGAGCACCGCGCCGGGATCGCCGTACGCGGCGTTGACGCTGACCGGCGGGCACGGCGTGCGGTTGCAGCACAACTTCACCGGTGACGTGGCGGGCACGCTGCGCGCGACGCCGACGTGGCTGCGCCTGACCCGGTCGGGCGACACGATCACCGGCCACGAGTCACCGGACGGCGTGACCTGGCACCTGGTCGGCGCGGTGCGCCTGCCGGGGCTGCCGGCGACCGTGCGGGCCGGGTTGTTCGCGTCCTCGCCGCACCACGAGGTGATCACCGAGTCGTTCGCCGGCGCGAGCGGCACCAGCTTCCCGACGTCGGCGACGGCCGAGTTCGACCGGATCGACCTCCAGGGCTCGTGGCCGGACCGGACGTGGGCCGGTGCCGTCGTCGGCGACCTCGGTGGACGGGGCGGTGGCGCCGGGTCCGGGTTCGAGGAGACCTCCGACGGCGTCACGGTCCGCGGGTCCGGCGACATCGCGCCGGTGGTGGCCGGGCGCGGCGGCCTGGGCCGGACCGTCGAGGGCCGGCTGGTGGGCGCGTTCGCCGGGTTGATCGCGGTCATCGTGGTGGCGGCGACGTTCATGACGTCGGAGTACCGGCGGGGGCTGATCCGCACCAGCCTCGCCGCGAGCCCGCGCCGCGGCCGGGTGCTGGCGGCGAAGGCGGTGGTGATCGGCGCGGTCACGTTCGTCACCGGGCTGGCCGCCGCCCTGGTCGCGACACCGCTGGTGCGGGCGGTCGAGGCGGGCAAGGGGTTCTACGCGTTCCCCGTGCCGACCGCGACCGAGCTGCGGGTGCTCGTCGGCACGGCGGCGCTGCTGGCGGTGGCGGCGGTGTTCAGCCTGGCGGTCGGCACGGTGCTGCGGCGCAGCGCGGGCGCGGTGGCGGCGGTGATCGTGGCGATCGTGCTGCCGTACGTCCTGGCGATCGCGTCCGTGCTGCCGGTCGGACCGTCGGACTGGCTGCTGCGGGTCACGCCGGCGGCCGCGTTCGCGGTGCAGCAGAGCCTGCCGGAGTACCACCAGGTCACGGCCGCCTACGCGCCCGCCGACGGCTACTTCCCGTTGAGCCCGGCGGGCGGTTTCGCGGTGCTCTGCGGGTACACGGCGGTCGCGCTGGGCGTGGCGGTCCTCGTGCTGCGGCGGAGGGACGCGTGA
- a CDS encoding ABC transporter permease subunit — protein sequence MKEALHVEWTKLRTVAGTAWLLAAVVLLTAAAGVAASAACAGTGCGDPVKTSLTGVVFGQAVVAVLAVLAVGGEYGTGMIRVTLAALPRRSTVLAAKAAVVGALVLAAGAVAVLVAVPVGRVLLADVADAPVDGVVVRAAVGSVLYLVLVGLLSVGVATAVRDAAAAIGLVLGLLYLFPVVAAVVSDPDWVRRLQRISPMTAGLAVQATTNLDALSISPWAGLGVLGLWAAGALLVGGVLLRLRDA from the coding sequence GTGAAGGAGGCGCTGCACGTCGAGTGGACGAAGCTGCGCACGGTGGCGGGCACGGCGTGGCTGCTGGCCGCCGTGGTGCTGCTGACCGCGGCGGCGGGGGTCGCGGCGTCGGCCGCGTGCGCCGGCACCGGGTGCGGCGACCCGGTGAAGACGAGCCTGACCGGGGTCGTGTTCGGGCAGGCCGTGGTCGCCGTGCTGGCCGTGCTCGCGGTCGGCGGCGAGTACGGCACGGGGATGATCCGGGTGACGCTGGCCGCGCTGCCGCGCCGGTCCACCGTGCTGGCGGCGAAGGCGGCCGTGGTCGGCGCGCTGGTGCTGGCGGCGGGCGCGGTGGCGGTGCTGGTGGCGGTGCCGGTCGGGCGGGTGCTCCTGGCGGACGTCGCCGACGCGCCGGTCGACGGGGTGGTGGTGCGCGCGGCCGTCGGCTCGGTGCTCTACCTGGTGCTGGTCGGGCTGCTGAGCGTCGGCGTGGCCACCGCGGTGCGGGACGCGGCGGCGGCCATCGGGCTGGTGCTGGGCCTGCTGTACCTGTTCCCGGTCGTGGCCGCGGTGGTGTCCGACCCCGACTGGGTCCGCCGGTTGCAGCGGATCAGCCCGATGACGGCGGGGCTCGCGGTGCAGGCCACCACGAACCTCGACGCGCTGTCGATCAGCCCGTGGGCGGGGCTGGGCGTGCTGGGCCTGTGGGCGGCGGGTGCGCTGCTGGTCGGCGGCGTGCTGCTGCGGCTGCGTGACGCCTAG
- a CDS encoding glycosyltransferase, translated as MRVLFTFIGGIGHFRPLVPLASAVVAAGHTVAVAAAPDRHEAVEAAGFTAVAVGAGGAERAQVGPLLVPDRERDAQELRDGFARRGAAGRVPLYLDLFTRWRPDVVVCEEVDFGSVLAAEKLGLPHANAQVIASGSFVRPEVVGEALGELRADLGLPPDPDLVMLRRHLVISPFPPSFRDPAHPLPNTAFPVRPPVGPVGRSDRPTVYFTLGTEFNTESGDLFSRVLAGLGDLPVDVVATVGKHVDPATLGPQRPGVRVERFVPQDAVLPHCDLVVSHGGSGSVIGALAHGLPTVLLPLGADQPQNAEQCVRLGVGRELDPVAATPHDVRTAVAEVLADPAYRRAALRLRAEMLDLPEPARAVPLLERLAT; from the coding sequence ATGCGCGTGCTGTTCACCTTCATCGGCGGGATCGGCCACTTCCGGCCTCTGGTGCCGCTCGCGTCGGCCGTGGTCGCGGCCGGGCACACCGTGGCGGTCGCGGCGGCGCCGGATCGGCACGAGGCGGTCGAGGCGGCCGGGTTCACGGCGGTCGCGGTGGGTGCGGGAGGCGCCGAGCGCGCGCAGGTCGGGCCGTTGCTCGTGCCCGACCGCGAGCGTGACGCCCAGGAGCTGCGGGACGGTTTCGCGCGGCGCGGCGCGGCCGGGCGGGTGCCGCTGTACCTGGACCTGTTCACGCGGTGGCGACCGGACGTGGTGGTGTGCGAGGAAGTCGACTTCGGCAGCGTGCTCGCGGCCGAGAAGCTCGGTCTGCCCCACGCCAACGCGCAGGTGATCGCCTCCGGCTCGTTCGTGCGGCCCGAGGTGGTCGGTGAGGCGCTGGGCGAGCTGCGCGCCGACCTCGGCCTGCCGCCCGACCCCGACCTGGTGATGCTGCGCCGGCACCTGGTGATCTCGCCGTTCCCGCCGAGCTTCCGCGACCCGGCGCACCCGCTGCCGAACACGGCGTTCCCGGTCCGGCCGCCGGTCGGGCCGGTGGGCCGGTCCGACCGGCCGACCGTCTACTTCACCCTCGGCACGGAGTTCAACACCGAGTCGGGCGACCTGTTCTCCCGCGTGCTGGCCGGGCTGGGCGACCTGCCGGTGGACGTGGTCGCGACCGTCGGCAAGCACGTCGACCCGGCGACGTTGGGCCCGCAACGGCCCGGTGTGCGCGTCGAGCGCTTCGTGCCGCAGGACGCCGTGCTGCCGCACTGCGACCTGGTGGTCTCGCACGGCGGGTCGGGCAGCGTCATCGGCGCGTTGGCGCACGGGTTGCCGACCGTGCTGCTGCCGCTGGGCGCGGACCAGCCGCAGAACGCCGAGCAGTGCGTGCGGCTGGGCGTGGGCCGGGAGCTGGACCCCGTCGCCGCCACGCCGCACGACGTGCGCACGGCGGTGGCGGAGGTGCTGGCGGACCCCGCGTACCGGCGGGCGGCCCTCCGCCTGCGGGCGGAGATGCTTGACCTGCCCGAGCCCGCGCGGGCCGTGCCGCTGCTGGAGCGACTCGCGACCTGA
- a CDS encoding response regulator, producing the protein MTIRVLVADDQALIRAGLVALFTAAPGFEVVGEAADGEQAVAAAARTSPDVILMDIRMPVLDGIGATREILAAHRDEPPRIIVLTTFDLPEYVYTALGEGASGFLVKDTPPDRIISAVRTIHAGDILVAPHITHRLIETYAQHHRATAVGAPQLAALTARETEVLRLVGNGLTNGQIAQRLVLSEATVKTHVKRTMGKLGLSSRAQAVVVAYETGLIVPTAHRERDG; encoded by the coding sequence GTGACCATCCGCGTGCTCGTGGCCGACGACCAGGCGCTCATCCGCGCGGGCCTGGTCGCCCTGTTCACCGCCGCGCCGGGCTTCGAGGTGGTGGGCGAGGCCGCCGACGGTGAGCAGGCCGTGGCGGCGGCGGCGCGGACCTCGCCCGACGTGATCCTGATGGACATCCGGATGCCCGTGCTGGACGGCATCGGGGCCACCCGCGAGATCCTCGCCGCGCACCGGGACGAGCCGCCCCGGATCATCGTGCTGACCACGTTCGACCTGCCCGAGTACGTCTACACCGCGCTGGGCGAGGGCGCGTCCGGGTTCCTGGTCAAGGACACCCCGCCGGACCGGATCATCTCCGCCGTCCGCACCATCCACGCGGGGGACATCCTGGTCGCGCCGCACATCACGCACCGGCTGATCGAGACCTACGCCCAGCACCACCGGGCCACCGCCGTCGGCGCGCCGCAGCTCGCGGCGCTGACCGCGCGGGAGACCGAGGTGCTGCGCCTGGTCGGCAACGGGCTGACCAACGGCCAGATCGCCCAACGCCTGGTGCTCAGCGAGGCGACGGTGAAGACGCACGTCAAGCGCACCATGGGCAAGCTCGGCCTGTCCAGCCGCGCGCAGGCCGTCGTGGTCGCCTACGAGACCGGCCTGATCGTGCCGACGGCCCACCGCGAGCGCGACGGGTAG
- a CDS encoding sensor histidine kinase: MLATLKPIRLDLLLAAVLTTLTVATAVDQSGAHNWAAHVLAALTVVPIALRQLAPVLTMAVMLGALAAYSLLEFGGLPSGGVGVLIGMFTVATLRTRLVAAVVFGVTTVVVVLAFLRVAVGAWSEVAQSVVVVVGAWMLGEGTRRWAHRAERLAEQAARAVADERVRIARELHDIVAHHMSVISLQAGVAQYVLDTDLATARRAITTVGDTSREALTEMRRLLDVLRVDPDDDYRPQPGLSALDGLVERARGAGLPVDVVVTGVTRELQPGPDLCAYRVVQESLTNVLKHAGPARARIDVDYGEQTLVVKVTDDGRAARPGDPDHQAHGIRGMRERAELYGGVLTAGPTAGGGFGVVLRLPMGEVAAR; encoded by the coding sequence GTGCTGGCGACACTCAAGCCGATCCGGTTGGACCTGCTGCTCGCGGCGGTGCTGACCACGTTGACCGTGGCGACCGCGGTGGACCAGAGCGGTGCGCACAACTGGGCGGCGCACGTGCTGGCCGCGCTCACCGTCGTGCCGATCGCCCTGCGCCAGCTCGCGCCCGTGCTCACGATGGCGGTCATGCTGGGCGCGCTGGCGGCCTACAGCCTGCTGGAGTTCGGCGGCCTGCCCAGCGGGGGCGTCGGCGTGCTGATCGGCATGTTCACCGTGGCCACCCTGCGGACCCGGCTGGTGGCCGCGGTCGTGTTCGGGGTGACGACGGTGGTCGTGGTCCTGGCGTTCCTGCGGGTCGCCGTGGGCGCGTGGTCGGAGGTGGCGCAGTCGGTGGTGGTCGTGGTCGGCGCGTGGATGCTCGGTGAGGGCACGCGGCGGTGGGCGCACCGGGCCGAGCGGCTGGCCGAGCAGGCCGCGCGGGCGGTCGCGGACGAGCGGGTGCGCATCGCGCGGGAGCTGCACGACATCGTCGCCCACCACATGTCGGTGATCTCGTTGCAGGCCGGCGTGGCGCAGTACGTGCTGGACACCGACCTGGCGACGGCGCGCCGGGCGATCACCACGGTCGGCGACACGAGCCGCGAGGCGTTGACCGAGATGCGGCGCCTGCTGGACGTGCTGCGGGTGGACCCGGACGACGACTACCGGCCGCAACCCGGCCTGTCGGCGCTGGACGGGCTGGTCGAACGGGCCCGCGGCGCGGGGCTGCCGGTCGACGTGGTGGTCACCGGCGTAACGCGCGAGCTCCAGCCGGGGCCGGACCTGTGCGCGTACCGGGTGGTGCAGGAGTCGTTGACCAACGTGCTCAAGCACGCCGGGCCGGCGCGGGCGCGGATCGACGTGGACTACGGGGAGCAGACCCTGGTGGTCAAGGTGACCGACGACGGCCGGGCGGCGCGGCCGGGCGACCCGGACCACCAGGCGCACGGCATCCGCGGCATGCGTGAGCGCGCCGAGCTGTACGGGGGCGTGCTCACCGCCGGACCGACCGCCGGCGGCGGGTTCGGCGTGGTGCTGCGGCTGCCGATGGGCGAGGTGGCGGCGAGGTGA